The genomic segment GCTTAGAACAGCTTACAAAGATGCTGGTGATAATGGGTATATCAGACAGAAAGATCCCGAAAAACTGGTTCAAGGATGTAAGGAATTAAAGGATAAATATAATCTTGAAATGTTTTATTTTCAAGATGGCACATTTACAGCTAAACCTCTAAAATTGTTTGAAGAGTTGGCTCCGCTATACAAAGAAAAAGTAGGTCTTCCCTTTATTGCTTTGGTTCGTCCTGAAACTATTACGAAAAGAGTAGCTGAGTTGCTTGGTATAATGGGATGCGCTCATGTTAGTATTGGAGTTGAGTCTGGCATAGAGTCTTACAGGACAGAAATTCTAAATAGAAAAATGTCAAATCGGCAAATTGTTAATGCAATAAAACACTTGCGGGACAATAATATCCATGTAAGTGCCTATAATATGATAGGTTTACCTGGAATGGACAGGAATCATGTATTTGAGACTATCAAGCTTAACAAGGAGGCCAAACCCAATTCTTCGATAGTTTCCATTTTTATACCGTTTCCGGACAATGAGCTGACAAAAACATTAATCCAGAAAGGTTTAATAAAAACGACTGAAATAAAGTCCCATTTAGGTACTGTACCAAATATTGAAATCAAGGAGATGAAGGAAAAAGAAATCATGGGCTTATTTAATACTTTTAATTTATATGTGCAGTTGCCGGCATTTCTCTACCCTGTAATTAGGTTATTAGAAAAGGAAAATAGGATCACTAATTTCCTCAGAAAGTTTGCGTATAAATTAATCCGCTAATAGCATTGTATTACGTTTATATAGGTGCCATTTTATGAAAATTGCATACTTTGATTATTGGACAGTGGGTATAGATAATTTTGTTACGATTGATTCAGAGTTGCGAAAACGCGGTCATGAAACCATGTTGCTTCATGTTGGATCATTTAATGCTGCTAATTTAAAAGAGGAGGTTATCAATGGTATTATATGCAGAGATATTTCTTTTTACGGTACGAAAATGATTTATAAAATGTTTGAACGAGAAAAGCCTGACATAATAATCACTCTGAACACGACTCAAATACTAGACAGGGTGTTGACCATGTCCTGTAGGAAATTAAAGATAAAAAGTATCTATCTAATGCATGGCATTAGAGATTTGGGTTCCTCAAATGACCAGCTTGTTGTCCTTATGGAACAGTCATATAATTCATTGATGAAGAAAATAAAAAAAACCAGAAAGTATATTTCGACAGTTATTCCTAACTATTTATTTACTTTGAGCAGATATAACCCGATCCAAATTATTAACTTTCGATGTTTGAAGGTTATCTATTCATATTTTAAAAACCCAGGCAAAGCGTTTCGGTTTCCTGAATATTGTGACGAGATTGTGAACGATAAGTGTCTTGTATATTCTACAAACGATATTAAGCATTATAAAAAATTAGGATATAATTCTAAGAATATTACGGTTGTGGGTAATCCCAAATATGATAAATTGCATGACCTGATAATAAACGATAAATTTGTTATCGGCATGTTGCCTGAGACGGTGCGTAAATGGGTTAAAGCCGGCCAAAAATATGCAGTTCTTCTTGAGGAATCTTTTCCTGAACAAAACAATATGGGCGGATACACTGCGGACATACGGGATCGTTTTATAATGGACTGTGCAGAAAGGCTTAAAAAAGAAAATATAAAATTAGTAGTAAAGCTGCATCCAGTTACGGAAGAGAAAGCTATCAGGGCCAGACATGATAATATTATAATTGAAAAAAATTACCTGGATGCGTTGATATATTTTTCTGAATTCTGTATTTGTAGTCTGTCAACGACCATCAATAATTGTGTACTGATGAATAAACCAGTTTTAATGCCCCGGTGGAGTGTTGCTAATAACTTGCCAACCTTTTTTGTTGATGTTGGTGTTTCTAATTGCTGGAATAATTGTGATGATGGTTTGAATCTAACTATTGATAAGGATGCAAGAGAAAAGTATATCAAGAATTATATAACTATAGTTTCTCCAGGTGCCGTCAATAATATACTTCAGGCTATCGGCGTCGGATAGTTCTATTGTGGAAAAGTTCTCCAAGCTTATCGGACAGATGTAAAAAAACGAGGTTGATATTGGAGGTATTAGAGCTTTTCTTGAGAAACGTGAAGGCAAAGAGTTATTAAGCAGCACTGTATTATATGTGTGGAATTATAGGATTTCTTAACCACGAGGGGTTTGATTGCGTTGAAGCCTCTGTCACTATAGGAAAGATGGCAGGCGCAGTAAAGCATCGAGGACCAGATGATTCTGGTCAGTGGTTGGACGGAAATGCTGGTATTGCCTTGGGCCATAGGCGGTTGTCAGTCATTGACCTTACTGCTGCTGGGCATCAGCCGATGGAGTCGGATTGCGGAAGATTTATCCTTGCTTTCAATGGTGAAATTTACAATCACTTGGAACTACGTCACAGTTTAGGGCAATGGCCATGGCGCGGGCATTCCGACACGGAAACGCTGTTGGCAGGGGTTCAACAGTGGGGGTTTGAAAGGACATTACAGCAATCGACCGGCATGTTTGCGATTGCCTTGTGGGATAGAGATTCGCAAACCTTATCTTTAGCGCGCGACCGCATGGGTGAGAAGCCCCTCTATTACGGTTGGCAAGGTAAATCTTTTCTCTTCGGTTCCGAGCTTAAGGCCTTATACAAGCATCCAGATTTCATAGGCGATATTGATCGTTCTGCTCTTGCGTTATATGTGAGGCGGGGATACGTGCCTACACCACGTAGTATGTTTGCCGGAATCAGTAAACTGATTCCCGGCTCGATATTGGAAATCAAGTCCGCCGGTACAGTGGCAGAGATGCAGCAACTCCGGACGTATTGGAGTCTGGGCCATATCATTACTGCCGGGACAGATCA from the Nitrospirota bacterium genome contains:
- a CDS encoding B12-binding domain-containing radical SAM protein, whose translation is MKVLFIYFNKEFRPRVPYSLSLLETIVRNEGHKTEVFDTSFYLDFIDPWEFNHLKAGIWKVVDNLSIEPKPTNPYVDLKERVHKFNPDLLAFSFYATNVEIQRKLLEPFKKDFPEIKILAGGVQVCLNPEESIKEPYIDMICYGEGEEFIIEVCTKMERGEKLEGIKGLWLKKGNEVIRNGITNKVDINKLPTLNLDSYDPIQINGLYEGRAYRMGHVETTRGCPYNCSYCGSGTLRTAYKDAGDNGYIRQKDPEKLVQGCKELKDKYNLEMFYFQDGTFTAKPLKLFEELAPLYKEKVGLPFIALVRPETITKRVAELLGIMGCAHVSIGVESGIESYRTEILNRKMSNRQIVNAIKHLRDNNIHVSAYNMIGLPGMDRNHVFETIKLNKEAKPNSSIVSIFIPFPDNELTKTLIQKGLIKTTEIKSHLGTVPNIEIKEMKEKEIMGLFNTFNLYVQLPAFLYPVIRLLEKENRITNFLRKFAYKLIR